In the genome of Phlebotomus papatasi isolate M1 chromosome 2, Ppap_2.1, whole genome shotgun sequence, one region contains:
- the LOC129800368 gene encoding uncharacterized protein LOC129800368: MELVSLDDYQEKAWSLLPKGPLDYYRSGAGDEFSLRLNRSAFDKIRLRPTFMKDVSERSTRTTVMGLDLDMPIAIAPTAMQKMAHHEGEIGNAKAAAASGVLFTLSTIATTSIEELAEATPDSNKWFQLYIFRNREIAKNLIRRAEQSGYKALVLTVDAPIFGLRRQDLRNAFTLPNHLQLANFVGDQATSVHHSHGKSGINEYVITQFDDSLTWEDLKWLVKFTKLPVIAKGILTAEDAVTAVKCGCQGIIVSNHGARQLDSVPASIEALPEIVAAVGDKVTVMMDGGIRQGTDVFKALALGAKLVFIGRPAIWGLTVAGQAGVENVLKIIKNELDICMATVGCASISEISKKYVVHESYYSRL; this comes from the exons ATGGAGCTCGTAAGTCTAGATGATTACCAGGAAAAGGCTTGGAGTCTGCTTCCAAAAGGCCCTTTGGATTACTATCGAAGTGGTGCTGGTGATGAATTTTCTCTTCGACTCAATAGATCTGCATTCGATAA aatcCGACTCAGGCCAACGTTTATGAAGGATGTTTCGGAAAGATCAACTCGGACAACGGTTATGGGACTCGATTTGGATATGCCCATTGCAATAGCCCCTACAGCAATGCAGAAAATGGCGCATCATGAAG GTGAGATTGGTAATGCTAAGGCAGCGGCTGCTTCTGGGGTCCTGTTTACTCTGAGTACTATTGCAACGACTTCAATTGAAGAGCTTGCCGAAGCTACTCCTGATAGCAACAAGTGGTTTCAACTGTATATTTTCCGTAATAG GGAAATTGCGAAAAACTTGATAAGGCGTGCTGAGCAAAGTGGATACAAGGCTCTTGTTTTGACCGTTGATGCTCCAATTTTCGGTTTACGGAGGCAGGACCTTAGGAACGCCTTCACCTTGCCAAATCATCTTCAGCTGGCAAATTTTGTTGGTGATCAAGCTACGAGTGTTCATCATTCGCACGGAAAATCAGGGATTAATGAATATGTTATTACTCAGTTTGATGACTCATTAACTTGGGAGGATCTCAAATGGCTCGTAAAGTTCACTAAGCTTCCAGTCATCGCTAAAGGAATTTTAACTGCTGAAGATGCTGTTACTGCTGTTAAATGTGGTTGCCAAGGGATCATTGTTTCAAATCATGGAGCTCGACAGTTAGATAGTGTCCCAGCTTCGATTGAAGCTTTGCCAGAAATTGTAGCTGCTGTAGGAGATAAGGTTACCGTGATGATGGACGGTGGTATCCGACAGGGAACGGATGTCTTTAAGGCCTTAGCCCTTGGAGCTAAATTGGTGTTTATTGGCCGTCCCGCAATCTGGGGCCTAACTGTTGCTGGCCAGGCAGGtgttgaaaatgttttaaagaTTATCAAAAACGAATTGGATATATGCATGGCTACTGTTGGATGTGCATCAATATCTGAAATATCGAAAAAATACGTAGTTCACGAAAGTTACTACAGTCGGTTGTAA